One Candidatus Methylomirabilota bacterium genomic window, CGACGGCACGCGCCATGTCCTCGACGCCGCGGCGGAGGCCGGGGCCGAGCGCATCGTGTACACCTCGACGGTGGGCGCTCTCGGCATTCCCAAGGACGGCACACCAGGCGACGAGACGAGCCCCGTCGGCCTCGAGGACATGGTCGGGCCCTACAAGGCGTCGAAGTTTCTCGCCGAGCGCGTGGCCGAGGAGCGGGCGGCCCGCGGGGCGCCCGTGGTCATTGTCAACCCCTCGGCGCCGCTGGGGCCCTGGGACATCAAGCCGACGCCCACGGGGCGGATGATCGTGGATTTCCTCAAGGGCAAGATGGTGGGCTCGATCGACACCGGGCTGAATATCGTCCACGTCCGAGACGTCGCGCGCGGCCATATGTTGGCCGGCGATCGCGGCATGGTCGGGCAGAAGTACATCCTCGGCAATCGGAACATGTCGCTCATCGAGATCTTCCGCGCCCTGGCTGCTCTCACGGGCGTTCGCGCCCCGCGCTTCCGCGTGCCGTATGGCGTCGCCTGGCTCGCCGCCTTCTGCATGGAGGGCGCGGCGCGGGTCACGGGCGGCACGCCCGAGGTGCCGCTCAATGCCGTGCGCATGGCGAGGAAGCGCATGTATTTCAGCGCCGCCAAGGCCTTGCGCGAGCTCGGCCTGCCCCAGACGCCGGCGGAAGACGCGCTGCGGGATGCCGTCGCCTGGTTCGTGGAGCGCGGCTATGCGCCCCGGCCGGCCAAGGCCGCATGAACGCGACCAAGTTCGTCTCGAGGATCACGCGCAAGAGCCGCTCGAACTTCTTCTTCGCCTTCCTCACCCTCCCGCGCCCGCAGCGCGAGGCCATGTACGCGGTCTATGCCTTCTGCCGCATCGTCGATGATGCGGTGGACCTTGGGCAGGCGCGGGGACAGAGTCGTGTCGCTCAACGCGGGGAACTTGCGCTCTGGCGGGAGGAGATCCGGCGGGTCTACGAGGGCACGCCCGCGCATCCGGCGGCCGAGCGCCTGCAGGAGGCCGTGAAGCTCTTTGCCATCCCGCGCGCCGCCCTCCTCGAGATCATCGCGGGCGTGGAGATGGACCTCGAGCGCTCGACGTACGAGACCTTCGAGGATCTCTATCCGTACTGCTATCGCGTGGCCTCGGCCGTCGGGCTCTGCTGCATCGAGATCTTCGGCTACGCGGACACCCGCGCCCGCCAGTACGCCGTCGATCTCGGGGTAGCCCTCCAGCTCACCAATATCATGCGCGATGTGCAGCCCGACGCCCGCGCCGGTCGCGTCTACGTGCCGCAGGAGGACCTGCGACGGTTCGGCGTCAAGGCCGACGACCTCGCGGCGGGGCGGTACACGCCCGAGTTCGTCGAATTGATGGCCGCCCAGGCCGCGCGGGCCCGCACGTACTACGAGCGCGCGTGGGCGGCCCTGCCCCGCTCCGACGCCCGGACCCTCTTCGCGGCCGAGATCATGGGCCGGACCTATTTCGCGCTCCTCCAGACCATGGAGCGGCGGCGCTACCGTGTGTTCGGCGAGCGCGTGAGCGTGCCCACTCCCAAGAAGCTCGGCATCGCTCTTCGCTGCTGGACCCGCTCGCGCTGGGGAGAACGTGGGACGTGAAGGCCGCGGTGTACCGGGGGCGGGGCCGCCTCGAAGGGGCGACGCTGCCCTTGCCCCTCGCTGATCTCTACCATCGCGAGCTCACCCTCTCCGCCACCTACTCGTCATCGCCGGCGGAGCTTTGCGAAGCCTTTGCGTTGCTGGCCGCGGGCAAGATTCGCGTCGATGGGCTCATCACCCGCCGCCTGCCTCTCGGCCAGCGTGCCCAGGGCGTCGAGCTGATGCGGCGACACGAAGCCGTCAAGGTCTACATCACGCCGTGAAAGCGCAAGTCTTCCATGGGCCGGGAGATCTTCGCTTCGAAGAGCTCCCCATTCCGGAGCCGAGGGCGGGGGAAATCGTCGTCAAGATCGAGGCCGCCCTCACCTGCGGCACGGACGTCAAGGTGCTCCGGCGCGGCCACCCCGTCATGATTCCTCATGTCCCCACGGTCTTCGGCCACGAGTTCGCGGGCACGGTGACGCGCGTGGGATCGGGAGGGTCCGACGTGCGAGAGGGAGACCGCGTCGTCGCCGCCAACTCAGCGCCGTGCCGGGCCTGTCGCTTCTGCCGTGAAGGCCGCCACAATCTGTGCGAAGACCTCCTCTTCGTCAATGGCGCCTACGGGGAGTTCATCGCCTTGCCGCCCCGGCTCTGCGCCACCAATGTCGTGCGCCTCGGCGCATCCGTGCCGGCTCGCCGCGCCGCCTTCGCCGAGCCGCTGGCCTGCGCGCTCCTCGGGGTCGAGCGGGGACGCGTGGAGGCGGGCATGACGGTGACGGTGATCGGTCACGGGCCACTCGGCTGTCTCCTGGCCCTGTCTGCCGCGCAGCGCAAGGCCAGGGTCATCCTCATCGGCAAGCCCGGCTGGCGGCTCGAACGGGTGCGGGAGCTGGGCCTCGCCGAATGCCTCGAGAGCTCGGGGGCCCACGATCTGGTGGGCCAACTCCGCGAGGTGACGAGCGGTCGGGGACCCGAGGTCGTGATCGACGCCACGGGCCGTCCCCAGGTCTGGGAGCAGGCCGTGGCTGCTGTGGGGCGCGGGGGGACCGTGGTATTCTTTGGCGGTTGCGCTCCGGGCACCACCATCGCCGTGGACACGCGGCGGGCGCACTACGAGGAGCTGGCTCTGGTGGGAGCTTTCCACCACACCCCGGCTCTGATCCGGCAGGCCGTCGGGCTCCTCGAGTCCGAGAGCCTGGTGCCTGACGGTCTGGTCACTCACACCATGGGCCTCGAGCGAGTCCGCGAGGCCTTGGGGCTGATGGAGCGCGGAGAGGCGCTCAAGGTGCTGATCGAGCCATGATGAGACGTTACGCGCTGGGCTTGACCCTGGTCGTGCTCGCGACGGCAGCCGCTCCGATGACGGCCTCCGCCTTCGACGCCGAGCAGGAGTTCGCCCAGGGGACGAAGGCGATCGGACTGGCCCTGGGCGGCGGCGCTCAGAACAATGTCGAGAACCACGGGAAGCTCTCGGGCATCTCCTTCGTCAACGTCAATCCCCGGTTCTCGTACTTCTTCTTCGAGCCGTTCGGCCCGGCCATTCTCCGCGGCGCCTTCGAGGCCGGCCTGGAGGGCTGGTTCCAGTATTACCTCTCTCCCGAGGAGGCGACGGCCGAAGGGTTGAAGCTGACCTTCCGCCAGCACCTTCTCGGGCTGTCCCTCGGCCGCTTCGTGCCGTACCTCGAGGGGACGGCGGGGGCGGCAGGCACGAACCTCAAGGTGCTGGAGATCGACTCGCCTTTCACCTTCGTCCTCGAAGCCGGCCTCGGCATCTCCTACTTCATCACGCCGGGACTGGCCGTCAATGTCGGGTACCGCTTCCAGCACATCTCCAACGGGCACGTGTACGACAAGAACCGCGGCTTCAATTCGGACAGCGGTATCGTGGGCCTGACCTGGTATTTCAAGTAGACTGAGGGCATATGACCACCATCCCCCTCCAGGAAATCGTGCTCGCGGGCCCGCGCGGCTTCTGCGCCGGCGTGGACCGCGCCATCGATATCGTCGAACTGGCCCTGCAGGTGTGCCCGCCCCCCGTGTACGTGCGCCGGGAGATCGTGCACAACCGCCACGTCGTCGAGGCCCTTCGGGCCAAGGGCGCCCACTTCGTGGACGAGCTCGACGAGGTGCCCGACGACGCCACGGTGATCTTCAGCGCGCACGGTGTGTCGCCGGCCGTGCGCCAGGAGGCGCGGCGGCGCGGGCTGCGGGTGATCGACGCCACCTGTCCGCTCGTGACCAAGGTGCACCTCGAGGCCATCCGCTACGCGCGCGAGGGGTACAGCATCGTGCTGGTCGGCCACGCCGACCACGACGAGGTCGTGGGCACCATGGGGGAGGCGCCCGAGCGCATGTTCCTCATCGCGCACCCCGAGGAAGTGGACCGGCTCGACATCCCCGATCCGAGCAAGGTCGCCTACCTGACCCAGACCACGCTCAGCGTGGACGACACGCGCGACTGCATCGAGGCGCTGCGCCGCCGCTTCCCCAAGATCGCGGGCCCCGCCAAGGACGATATCTGCTACGCGACCCAGAACCGCCAGGCTTCGGCCAAGACGGTGGCGGGAGAGGTCGATGTCCTCCTCGTCATCGGTGCCGCCAACAGCTCGAACGCCAATCGGCTCGTCGAGGTCTCCACGGTGATGGGCACGCCCTCCTACCTCATCAATGACAAGAACGATATCAAGGCCGAGTGGCTGGACGGCTCGAAGCGCGTCGGGGTCACCGCGGGTGCCTCCACGCCGGAGTTCTTGGTCACCGAGGTCGTGGAGGCCCTCCAGCTGGCCGGCCGGGTCGCGGTACGCGAGGTCCACGTCGTCGAGGAGGATGTGCGCTTCGGGCTGCCGCGCGAGCTCGAGGACATCGCCCGCCAGGGCGGCAAGACCCTGCCCCAGCGGAGCGGCGCCGCGGCGGTGAGCGAGTAGCATGCACCTGGTGACCTTTCGCCGGGGCCGTGGCGAGCCCAAGGTGGGCGCGGTGTGGCTCGAGGTGGTGCTGGACCTGGCCGGCCTCGCCAAGGATCTGGCGGCCCAGCGCGGCGCGGTTCGCCGGGGACGCGGGGGCTTTCCCAGGAGCGTGCTCGAGCTCATCCAGGGCGGCGAGGCCGCGTGGGCCCTCGGCCGCGAGGCCTGGGACCATGGCAAGCGCCTCGTGGACCAGCAGGCCATCGAAGATCTGGCCGGACGCAAGCTGGCCTATCCCCTCAAGCGCGTCCGGCTGCTCGCCCCCATCCAGCACCCCGCGCGCAACGTCTTCTGCCTGGGCCGGAACTATGCCGACCACGCCGCCGAACGCGGCGCCGCCGTGCCCGAGCATCCCGTGTACTTTACCAAGCCCGGCACCGCGGTGGTCGGCCCGGGCGACGACGTGGTGCATCACGCCATCACCACCGAGCTCGACTACGAGGTCGAGCTGGCCGTGGTGCTCGGCACGGCGGGCCGGGACATCAGCCGCCCGGATGCCCTCAAGCACGTCTTCGGCTACACGGTGATCAACGACGTGACGGCGCGCGACCTCCAGAAGCGCCACACCCAGTGGTTCAAGGGCAAGTCGCTCGATACCTTCTGCCCCATGGGCCCCGTCCTCGTCACCGCCGACGAGATCCCGGATCCTCAGGCCCTCAGCATCTCGATGCGGGTCAATGGACAGGTGCGGCAGTCCAGCCACACCTCCAAGATGATCTTTCCGGTG contains:
- the hpnA gene encoding hopanoid-associated sugar epimerase, encoding MDALVTGGTGFVGANLVRELLADGRTVRVLARPGSDRRALEGCRVEIAHGDLLDRDSIRAAVRGARRVYHVAADYRLWARDPSELYRANVDGTRHVLDAAAEAGAERIVYTSTVGALGIPKDGTPGDETSPVGLEDMVGPYKASKFLAERVAEERAARGAPVVIVNPSAPLGPWDIKPTPTGRMIVDFLKGKMVGSIDTGLNIVHVRDVARGHMLAGDRGMVGQKYILGNRNMSLIEIFRALAALTGVRAPRFRVPYGVAWLAAFCMEGAARVTGGTPEVPLNAVRMARKRMYFSAAKALRELGLPQTPAEDALRDAVAWFVERGYAPRPAKAA
- the hpnD gene encoding presqualene diphosphate synthase HpnD translates to MNATKFVSRITRKSRSNFFFAFLTLPRPQREAMYAVYAFCRIVDDAVDLGQARGQSRVAQRGELALWREEIRRVYEGTPAHPAAERLQEAVKLFAIPRAALLEIIAGVEMDLERSTYETFEDLYPYCYRVASAVGLCCIEIFGYADTRARQYAVDLGVALQLTNIMRDVQPDARAGRVYVPQEDLRRFGVKADDLAAGRYTPEFVELMAAQAARARTYYERAWAALPRSDARTLFAAEIMGRTYFALLQTMERRRYRVFGERVSVPTPKKLGIALRCWTRSRWGERGT
- a CDS encoding alcohol dehydrogenase catalytic domain-containing protein encodes the protein MKAQVFHGPGDLRFEELPIPEPRAGEIVVKIEAALTCGTDVKVLRRGHPVMIPHVPTVFGHEFAGTVTRVGSGGSDVREGDRVVAANSAPCRACRFCREGRHNLCEDLLFVNGAYGEFIALPPRLCATNVVRLGASVPARRAAFAEPLACALLGVERGRVEAGMTVTVIGHGPLGCLLALSAAQRKARVILIGKPGWRLERVRELGLAECLESSGAHDLVGQLREVTSGRGPEVVIDATGRPQVWEQAVAAVGRGGTVVFFGGCAPGTTIAVDTRRAHYEELALVGAFHHTPALIRQAVGLLESESLVPDGLVTHTMGLERVREALGLMERGEALKVLIEP
- a CDS encoding acyloxyacyl hydrolase, with protein sequence MMRRYALGLTLVVLATAAAPMTASAFDAEQEFAQGTKAIGLALGGGAQNNVENHGKLSGISFVNVNPRFSYFFFEPFGPAILRGAFEAGLEGWFQYYLSPEEATAEGLKLTFRQHLLGLSLGRFVPYLEGTAGAAGTNLKVLEIDSPFTFVLEAGLGISYFITPGLAVNVGYRFQHISNGHVYDKNRGFNSDSGIVGLTWYFK
- the ispH gene encoding 4-hydroxy-3-methylbut-2-enyl diphosphate reductase, which gives rise to MTTIPLQEIVLAGPRGFCAGVDRAIDIVELALQVCPPPVYVRREIVHNRHVVEALRAKGAHFVDELDEVPDDATVIFSAHGVSPAVRQEARRRGLRVIDATCPLVTKVHLEAIRYAREGYSIVLVGHADHDEVVGTMGEAPERMFLIAHPEEVDRLDIPDPSKVAYLTQTTLSVDDTRDCIEALRRRFPKIAGPAKDDICYATQNRQASAKTVAGEVDVLLVIGAANSSNANRLVEVSTVMGTPSYLINDKNDIKAEWLDGSKRVGVTAGASTPEFLVTEVVEALQLAGRVAVREVHVVEEDVRFGLPRELEDIARQGGKTLPQRSGAAAVSE
- a CDS encoding fumarylacetoacetate hydrolase family protein; the encoded protein is MHLVTFRRGRGEPKVGAVWLEVVLDLAGLAKDLAAQRGAVRRGRGGFPRSVLELIQGGEAAWALGREAWDHGKRLVDQQAIEDLAGRKLAYPLKRVRLLAPIQHPARNVFCLGRNYADHAAERGAAVPEHPVYFTKPGTAVVGPGDDVVHHAITTELDYEVELAVVLGTAGRDISRPDALKHVFGYTVINDVTARDLQKRHTQWFKGKSLDTFCPMGPVLVTADEIPDPQALSISMRVNGQVRQSSHTSKMIFPVDQCIEVLSRGMTVLPGDIIATGTPDGVGAATGNFLKAGDRLEAEVEKIGVLANKVVRP